The following DNA comes from Athene noctua chromosome 1, bAthNoc1.hap1.1, whole genome shotgun sequence.
aaaaccaacaaaatggaaaatgtaatTGTGAATCCTGCTTGCTTTCAATATTATATCTCAGAGCCTCTTAATCATGTGATTAtcgttgttttttcttctgagattgCCAGAAAGAATATTCTTAAAGAACAACAGAATAACATACTCCATGGGTTTTTACAAGTAGCATACTAACAATCATAACAGTTAGCAACTGACAGTAATACTGGGGGAAAATATAATTATACCATcaactgaaaacagtatttctttagaAATCACAAAAACCACAAGGCtacattttttcccaaatatctATTTGCAAATTCTCAGCAACCTGCAAGCAGTAAGATTTGGGATTTTCAGAAAGGTGAACAAAGAAAAGTCTGGGAAACAGAGTGTCATCCTCTTTGATGAGGGCATATCAACAGACACCAGAACAAAGGTGCATTTGGGCTTGGAGATGCATGGGTGTGATCCCATCACCTTCATTTGGACTTGATGGTAAGAACACCTACAAACCCCACACTTCTCATGATGttcaaaataaatacatagacAGTGCAAACCCCTATCTGAAACCACGCTGTAAAAGCtagtattttcagtttaaaaagataATGGAGAAGGAGATGTGGGGCTGTACGTGGCTGAGTAACAATTTTGGTAGGAGCCAGACATGGGGAGGACAGCAGTTTTGCTTAGGTTTGtacagaggcagagctgccaaaCGTCATGCCCTGGGCTCTCCCAGGAGGTTATTCCAAAACTTGTAACACAAGTGCTTGGGAACTCAGGTTTAATATATGCCCTATGTCACCCCACTGTAGTATCTCCTGCTCCACTGCTGTATCTCCTAAACTTCATAATATCAGCAGCACCTTTCTCAGGCCTTCGATAACCCATCCTGGAAAAAACACCTTTACCTCTTCATGTCCCCTCCATGCATCCTCCATCTTTTTTGATCTGCATGATATCCAAAAGACAGCCCATGTCACACCTTAGGGAAGCACATGTGGGCCGACTGACCAGCTGCCTGTCATCAGGGCCACTGCCAATTTCTTTCCATTGGGAAGGCATGaaaagtttttctcttttcactGAGTAACTGATTATAAGAAATTTATAGCCTCAAAACTATCAAATTCAGTTAAAACTGGCCAGTTGTTAAAAAATATCAGTGAAGGACAAAGGGAAGAATCAACATGACATAGACAAAGCATCTTTCCATAAGAGTCCATGACCATAACTGGGTGGTGTGGTTAGTTTCCCAGAAACCCATCCAGATGAAGGGCACTGAAccagttttctccttttccagctAAAATTCTTTATTTATTAAGAACTTCTATGAAAAAGACACCCTACATTCTTCTGGTCTATTCGACAGAATAGGAGATGCCTGATTAAGTCAGATTAAGCAGTAGTTCTGGTTACCCATGCTCAGGAAACTTTCAGATTTCTATAAACTCAAAAGAATTTAAGAGACTGGCTGCCTGTACTGCTAAGCAAGCTTTCTGGAGAGAACTAAGATTTTTCCACAGTTAAACCACAAAAACATTTTAGGtatagaaaaaaagcaataaacaaaacTGTTCCAGTGCCATAGAGACATCTATGAACTGCTAATTGCCCATTCCTTCAGCAGCATATGAAAGATGCTGTCCTTCTCTGCAGTGTCTTCCTAGGTCATACTCGGACACCAGCCCTGTAACTAATTAGAAGAAAACAGACCACCATCCCTATTTTTAACTGCCAGGTCTTATTTGGTAAAGCAGCCATTCAAAAATTACAAAAACTAGCAATATGTTAGTTTGGATAAAAAGTCTTATAGCCCCTATGCAGTAGGTGTTCACATGGCTGTAATTCCTGGAGCACTTTGTTCCGTTTAACTCCAGGCTCTCTGGGATCTGAGCCCAAGCACAGGGCTTTTTTCCACCCAGCTGCAGATCAATCAGCAAATTTAGCTCAGCCATGCATAAGATTCAAAGAAAATGTCTACAACACATTGCAGTGGGCTGAGCAACAGAGAAGCTTAAAGGCTCAAGCTGCTCCGAGACCTTGCATTCATGCTAGGCTGGAAGACAGCCTGAATTCGACCTGAAATGAGGCCACAAATTTCATGTTTTTGCAGCAGATAAAACCTGGGCAGTTTCTAGGATTTGGGCTATCCTGTCTGTCTGTTATTTGTTAGGTGATGTTACTGCTGGGGCAACACTGGGATGTTGCAATGGAAGAAGATGACAGCACCTAAGGGTTCATCTAGTGAGTTTTCTCACAAATTATCCAAAACAGACCATGCTCGTAGTTCCTCCCACCATGTCCTAAAGAATACGCACAGATTACCAGATCCAACCTTTGTCAAGACTGTTTGGTAGGACAAGTATCTTGGCTTCCAGCTTGGCTGGGGAGGTGCTGTAGCACAGCAAATTgcagtttaaaatattaaaataacataaaagctAATGTACAGCTACTTCTACACTAtcttggcattaaaaaaaaaaataaaaattctggttAGCTTCTTTCATTGTATTTTAGTCAGGCAGCTAAATATCCATCAGGTGGATTTTAGTATAGTAGTTGTTTTAATGGAGCAAAATTTTCAAAGGTATGTCCCTTTTTCCAGCTGTGTTCAGTCTCCGGTGACAAAATCTCTTCGAGCTCCATCAAGGGAAATTGGGGTGGAGACAAGGCTTGGGTTTAAAGAACTGAAGAATTTTAAAGTTTGATATGTGATTAAGCTTATTAAGTTAATGATTTGGGATACATGAGCAAGATGACTGGGCAAAGAGTGGTTCCGTCACCCATCATAATACTGTTTTCTTGAAACAGTTAgtgtgttttgtttcttgaaGGAAAAAGCGCTGAATCTAGCGCTTGAGTTTACTGTTTTGTCAGTAGCACTTGGGTTGATAACAACTCTCTGTAATATTCTAACCGGTTTCCTTTTATCTGCTGATAGAATACTGTAGGGTTTGACACCTTTTTAGACATGAAAAGACCATCTTGTCTCAAGTAACAGCTGCCATTAGTCTCTTTCACCACAACATTTCTAAGCATCTTTCTTGACAGAAGAGCACAGAGCCAAGCTTGTACAACTCCCCCAAGTTAAATAATGACCTTCTTAAATTAAGAAATTTCTCTGTTAACTAGCAAAAGATTTATCATGTGGGTAAATATTTCAGTATCTTCCAATGAAAAAAGTAAGAGCACATGTAGCTTGACAGTGGGATATACAGACATCAAGGAgtggtttgtttggcttttttaacATACTTTATTGTAGCTCTGTATATATTTGATGTAAACAgtacttattttcctttctggttGACTCCCCATGGACCCGAAATGAGTTACTATAACAAGGAGTACCAAATAAATGTTTCCCTTTAGCACAGCTTAAGAAACAAATTTGCTACATTTAAGTAGATGTTTAATACTGTTTATAAGTGGGAATAACGATATTTATACTACTAAGACAGAACTTGGGGATCTGCTCTGTATCTCTGCAGGAATCATTCAGGCTACAGGGAAGCTGACATCAGAACTGATAGAACAGGTAGAGTACCTGGGTTGGTACAGTAGTTTTAcagaaatactttcagaaaaGTACTTGAAGAACAATGCATCCTTTACTTGCCCTACCTCCACAGCACGTATATCTTTATTACTCTAGATGAAGCGCCCTGATAGAGCGTGTTTGGGCTGACCAGGACAGAtgataaatgaaaacatattcaAGGTCATCAGGCTGATGAATCACATTCATTTATACTTACAGCCAGTTTAACATAATCTTGTAGAAATATTTCCTGCAGAAGAAAGTTATCTGTTACACCCACTCAATTTATTTAAACATCATCTTCACAAGTGTGAGAGGTTGCAAAGCAGTCAGCTTTGGTACAGTAAAAGTAgttccaaagaagaaaaaaatcacccctaATCCTCAGACTGAGTAAGTTACAGAAAGATGAGAAATCAAACCACTTTAAAAACTATTAATTTCCCTTCTGTAACAAATCACCAGTTTAATTGAAGTTGTTCCTAGTGATAAATGTTCTTGTGTTTATTTGCTGCAATGAGCAGCTATAGCCTAAATGAGAGAGCACATCCTGTATACAGTTGTTTTCACATCTATTGATGCTTCTAAAGTAGAAAACTTGCACAAAACTGAGATGCGttgcaaacaaaaaacctgaattttttctgcttttcatgctTGAACTGTACTTATGGAACCAGATTAATTTGTAGCAATAATCAGGAacaggttgttggtttttgtttttttctttttttttttttttccctctgcagttCTTAGTATCCAATATCTCATTTCTGGTTTTCATCATTCACAAAACATGAATTTGTCATAATTCTGGCACAGTATTTTCAATGAACCATCCATCCCAGCCagatttggaaaagaaacaagaaaactcTCCTAAAACTGTTCTTATCCCCCAATTATAAAGAAAACCCTAAACCACAGAAACGCAGTGTGGGTTAAATGGTATGATCCCTCCAACAAAAGAGCACATTCCCATACACTGTGAAGGAAGGATAGTGATGTCATTCACATGATGTTggcatttttattaatgaaaattcAAACTCTTGATTCCAACTTGCAGCATTCAAATCACAGCAAGGAAAAGAATCATACATAATCAGTAACAAtgtttttccacaaaaaaatatCTGATCTCTCCACTACTGACCACTGCATAAGGAATCTCTCCATTTACAGTCCCCAGGTAACTGTAACTCATTCTCTTTAGCAATTCTATTCTAGCTACCCCTCTCACACCAGCTGGGTGGTTAAGAGTCTCCAGAAGAGGGAGACCATCTTCAAAtctgaaaataagttttcagtatttaggatttttttttcctcatttccatgATACATTTCTCATTTGGAAAatcaaatataaatacattttctccaTCTGCTCACAAGAGAGAAGAAACATACGTTCATTTTGGCTAATTACAGATGGTATTATCTATGGACTACCTATTTCTTCCTTCAATACATCTGGAATTTAGCTTCCTAACTTTTAAAGTTTTAGCCTTTATAAAGAAAGAATTGACATTTTCATTAAGGCACAGATATTCCAAATTTCTATCATTAACATTATACCTGGGTAAGAGTGGCCTTCCTTCTGATTGGTCCACAGGAAAAGTTACGAACACTTAAAGACAgacaaaaaggcattttctaaTAAGCTgttaaagacaattttttttttttttttgtgtacagAGATTGCTTCAGTAGGAAGAGATAGGAAGAATACCTtcaaaaatgcaattttattCATGTTCcccctttaaaaacaaacatttacacagtatttttcaaagaatCTGCAATACCATCATGAGATTTTGATTTTCTGTATCTTAATCTTCCTTCTATTATAAGTAGAAGTGAGCGTTAGATGAGATTTCCCatcttcttttaagaaaaaaggtcCAAACtataaatgtttcattaaaacagCCATAAAATTTCcttaaatacaaaaccagaacatCCTTACATGTCTTACCCCATTCTTTGGAAGATGCACACACTCAAACAGTTTATCATAGGGCATGGCAGATATAAATTTAGCTACCATGAAAGGTACATCTGCTGTGTGTCTCTATCTGGTCCTTCAGAGATAATCAACATCCCAGGATTTGAAAACCCATTTTAAAACTAGCAAAATTAAGTTACtgaaacagaatggaaaatttcagTTGGAAAGAGCTGTATCACTTTGTCTTATTAGAATAGTGTGTGCAATTATGTTGGATACTCTTAATAAGTCTTGTTTTATGAACAGGACTAATAGCTGTACACAAAATCCTCATGATAGGCTGGGAGAAAAACCATTCTTATTTCATAAACAAACCTCCCTGCTCCCATGTATACTATACCCTGATACTTATGTATCAAGTTCAGAACGTAATCACATCTGGAAAACTGGCACTTGCCTATAATCAGCTATTTTGTACTTTTGATAATATTTCAGTTTCAAACTTTAGCTCCAGTATGCAGTATTTCACAGCACTTCTTACTCATCAAAACTGTGTCTACATAAAATTGATAAGGCATACTGGAAAAACTTTGAGAAAAAAGTCTGAGTATACTGTTATCATGATCTATTTTATGGAGAACCTAATTGATTTTGATTCTTCCTTTTAGTCTTTCAGACAGGGGAAGGGGACTTTCTGCCCACGCAGAAGTCAGAGCACTTCTGGCTTGCCATGTGGGACCAGAACCCAACCTCTCAAACGGTTCCTCTGGACTTTGGGAACAATTAACTTCTCCCACAGAGGATAGTTTTGGAGATACTTGCAATGAAAAACTATTACCAGCTTTTTTAAAATTGGTcgttttcttcttccctttaaTTATAAGGGCTGAGTCACTGTTTGTTCTTTTGCCACTAACAGTGTTACTccttttttttgtaaaagattttttaaaCTGACCAGGAATCAGTTGCTTTTTCTGCTGCTCATAAATCAGGTTTTTACTCAGGTTTCCATCATCACTGTCTTCACTAGAAGAGCATCTCTTCTGACATACACTCTTTTTAGAGGTTTTCCAAGCAGTTTGAACACAAGGTTTTTTAATGTGACAGTCACTTACAACACTTGCCAGCTTCTGAGACACTGGAAGCAGTTCACACCCAAGATGCAGTGTCTCTGCTGTTTGCCCACTGCAGGCTAGAGATGCTGAACTGCTTATAGTAAGGTCTTTTTGCATAATTTCACCCAGGCTCTCAGCTTTTTTGTACTGATCTTGATAAATGTGTACGCTGGGTTCCCTCGCGTAGTTTTCTGATGGCACATTTTTACCTTCCTGCACTAGTTTATTTAACTGACGCAAGGAAGACACATAATCTTTATCAGGATGcaatgtttcttttgtttgtttaaaagacTGCAGTTGTATTACATCTTCACACAACAAAGGCTTTGATGGAATGGAAGTCTTCTTCAGAATTCGCTCACTTAAAGACCACTTCTGAAGTTGTCCCATAGCATCATCTGAAACCAAGTCATCTGAACTATCAGAATGATGTTGATCAGACTGCATAGCATCAGAATATTCTGAGCTGTTTCTTACTGTTTCATGACCTGGTGGATGGGAGTGTTTTATGCACGTAGTTAAGCCAGCTGCTGGATCACAGGTGTCACCCCCACAGGCTGATGAAGCACTGAAGAAGGTTCCTTCCCAATCAATACTGCTCAGGTGTAGACCAGCTGTTACAGAGGAAGAGGATGACACCCCTGAATTTTTAGTAAATTCTGGTGGCAATATGGATGAGTCAGCCAACGTGCTCTGTAAGAGCAAGTAAGGTGATGCAGCCAGAGGAAGAGCAGCTGTTGATTCTGGCATCTGAAGAGTTGCTGTGCTGGAAGCAGCAGCTAACACCAGATCTTTTGATTCAGTACTTCTCTGCTGTATCTGATCTTCTGGGGGAGTTTTTATATCTGATGTGGAGTCTTGCACAGGAAGAATTCtacattcagattttaaattaatttgagaCAGAAGATTGCTAACTTCATCATAAACATTTgataattccttttcttttggtctgtttttcctgtctggaaaaaaaaaaaaagcatatcaaAATGGCATATTAACTATAGTTCAGATCTCCTAGTGCGAAAGTATAAAATGGTAAGATAAAACCAGTCCCTGAAAGATATCATGCCGTGATCTTGATAAAACATGATAGTGCTCAAcagtggaaaaaatgtttgttgctttttcttcttgtattttgGCAAGACCCATAAATTCCTAAGAAATAAACTTTGGGcttacttttttgtttcttcttcagaacTTCTGACTTTTCCACTTGATAAAGGGCAACAACATCAGGATAAGCAGCCTGAAACAAAGACTCCTCTTCTACTGTGACTACAAACAATTCCACAGGCTCATCTTCTGCATCAACATAATGttctaaaaaaattaatgaatgtacattatatatacacacaaatcaAAGCAgcgaataagaaaaaaaaaaaaaataacataagatTTATTTGAGTACAAAGAAGGTATGTAAAAAGGTCAAGAGTACAATGTTTGAGATTTAGCTAAAACtaaagtctttttctttctgccagtCTCCTGGCACAAACAGGCACACTAAAGGTAGAAGTCTGTCAGCATAGAAAAATTTCTAGGTAGTAAACAGTCACAGCTTTGGGTACAGAGTGAAATAAGATAGGAAATACAGAGCCCAGGTCGTATTTACATGTACCAGAAAAAGTACTGAAGACCAAGTCCCTTGCTTTCTagtttggtgtttttgtttttttttttttttttccttttaaagcattGCTTTTACTTTCAGGGTATGTGAAATTTGATGCgcattttctgttgtcttcacAGAACAATATCCAATCTCATCCACAATGCTTTGCCTCATAATCTTGTCAAACTCTTCTCTTTAAAgcatgcttttctctttttctatgaACTGTTTTGTTCCATAATGCACATAGAAACCAGACCAACCTGGTCTTTGCCACTCAACTTCAAAACAAGGAATTCCGTTTTTAACACGTGTCTTGACTATCCTGTATGAACAAAAAGAAGTccatgaaatgattttttttttaaacaggaaattaaaaatctaagttatctaaaaatatttcaatactCTAATTTGTAATGATTCGGAGGAAAAAATATTCTAGTAATATTTTAGTAATACAACacctttaaaaaatacactacTTCTCTGTGTAAGTTACACAGTAAAATTTTAGGTCTAGATCTGAagcattttttggttttttttttaacgatACAGCTCAGAGGAGCATAACAAGAAACCAAAAAGCTATTCTGTAACAGACAACTACAAAGCAGACTCCTACAAACACCAGTTTGATATCTTCAACTAATGTCACAGGGAAGGCTGTTGCTATAGACAGCAACTTTCTGGATGACCAGACAGGCTCTTTTGCATGAGACCACGAAGGAAGATAAAACATGAACTGAGCAGGGACAGTCAGTCTTTAcaagatttttctaaaaaatttaTCTACAGCCCAGTTTAATAGCTTTCTATGCGTGAAGATGCTCCTGCTGAATTATTACTGAGTTTTTAACACTTATTAACAAAAGAAATCTTCTACAGCATGCATGATCTGTCTTTTAAACTGATGAAATACTAGAAGGTGTTACAGAGGATGTCAATTAATTAATTCATCAAGGTAAATGCTGGTAATTTATCTAGACAATCCATATAAAAAGCAGCCCCCAGTCTCTCCACTCTTATGAAAGATAACACTGAATAGAACAGCTTCTCTGCAAGTAATAATTTAACAGACACATCAACCCATCACCTTTCTACTGACTGTCCTCCTGTCCCCCAAAATTAAGGTCTATAAAATCCTGAGCAGCATCAAGAACATGGAAAAAACACTAACCTTCTTACAATACAAGAATATCAGGGGGAAAGAGGGGGAATTTGGCTTTTACTTGGGAAATGTAACCGTCAGAtactaaagtttaaaaaaaaaaaaaaaatcataattccCTTCACA
Coding sequences within:
- the GEN1 gene encoding flap endonuclease GEN homolog 1 produces the protein MGVTNLWQILEPVRQPINLSSLKGKTLAVDLSLWVCEAQTVKKMIGVVTKPHLRNLFFRFSFLTSMGIKLVFVMEGEAPKLKADTMNKRNEMRYGPSKKVGAARTGRSLFKTILKECLELLECLGVPWVQAAGEAEAMCAYLNAKGYVDGCITNDGDVFLYGAQTVYRNFAMNAKDPHLDCYTMSSIKEKLGCDRETLIGLAVLLGCDYLPKGVPGVGKEQALKLIETLRGQNLLQRFEQWKEQFQYDNTEQPLVVKRVIHCSECHHPGSPKEHEHSGCKFCESTKYCKPSDSKYCCPCEWHQLERVKQASAVEDNIRKKANSCEGFPFSEVIQEFLVNKNKLINIKECQRPNLLSFQIFASEKMEWTKHYACKKLLALLTRYDMIQRKSGYTDSKQLQAIRIVKTRVKNGIPCFEVEWQRPEHYVDAEDEPVELFVVTVEEESLFQAAYPDVVALYQVEKSEVLKKKQKNRKNRPKEKELSNVYDEVSNLLSQINLKSECRILPVQDSTSDIKTPPEDQIQQRSTESKDLVLAAASSTATLQMPESTAALPLAASPYLLLQSTLADSSILPPEFTKNSGVSSSSSVTAGLHLSSIDWEGTFFSASSACGGDTCDPAAGLTTCIKHSHPPGHETVRNSSEYSDAMQSDQHHSDSSDDLVSDDAMGQLQKWSLSERILKKTSIPSKPLLCEDVIQLQSFKQTKETLHPDKDYVSSLRQLNKLVQEGKNVPSENYAREPSVHIYQDQYKKAESLGEIMQKDLTISSSASLACSGQTAETLHLGCELLPVSQKLASVVSDCHIKKPCVQTAWKTSKKSVCQKRCSSSEDSDDGNLSKNLIYEQQKKQLIPGQFKKSFTKKRSNTVSGKRTNSDSALIIKGKKKTTNFKKAGNSFSLQVSPKLSSVGEVNCSQSPEEPFERLGSGPTWQARSALTSAWAESPLPLSERLKGRIKIN